In Alternaria dauci strain A2016 chromosome 9, whole genome shotgun sequence, the following proteins share a genomic window:
- a CDS encoding mitochondrial 54S ribosomal bL28m domain-containing protein → MPPRCQLLSGRIPTQGLALRPARPTHRTYATSEEPAPAVKNPLQRRRGGDLGSHLPKNVIPKDAYIPAYPYGDHQLFKQANKGLYGEQMIRFGNNVSKDTETKTRRNWKPNVLSKSLYSVALKKRIKLRITAKVLKTMDREGGLDEYLLKDNVARIKELGPMGWALRWTLMQKPEVIERLRAEAAALGLDQATIDKQWPTPEMQAEQRAAQGTLVRNVNSGEPVNLEFAETEGQEMWSGEEAEDPTTLRNRERWVESQAAIEYIKATKAADRYLSRGVVDSVEEGLKLAFIRAKEREEAAALLKHKSTRKVQEANFTKADLQEIRTRFNLPNIKDHTARKIAYNQRKRKMIDEAGGIEAWNAAKAAAHNARVAEAGGEEAFLAARKAQYAALIAEAETASTNEALDPKRRTYYEIAIERADRAIKAKAGSGQDDYVESTMEEFRKRRGGGGLSDIYRAAQGERSAGGDAWGALVNSSKKLADDRPRV, encoded by the coding sequence ATGCCTCCCCGGTGCCAATTACTCTCTGGGCGCATCCCGACCCAGGGATTGGCTCTCCGCCCAGCACGGCCAACCCACCGAACGTATGCGACGTCGGAGGAGCCCGCTCCCGCAGTGAAGAACCCGCTCCAGCGACGACGCGGCGGTGATCTCGGCTCCCATCTTCCCAAGAACGTCATCCCGAAAGATGCATACATCCCCGCATACCCCTATGGCGACCACCAGTTGTTCAAGCAGGCCAACAAGGGTCTCTACGGCGAGCAGATGATCCGCTTCGGCAACAATGTCTCCAAAGACACCGAGACGAAGACACGGAGGAACTGGAAGCCCAACGTGCTCTCCAAGAGCCTATACTCGGTCGCATTGAAGAAGCGGATAAAGTTACGCATCACTGCCAAGGTTCTCAAGACAATGGATCGTGAGGGTGGCCTGGACGAGTACCTGCTCAAGGACAATGTAGCACGCATCAAAGAGCTTGGACCTATGGGATGGGCCCTACGATGGACACTTATGCAGAAGCCGGAGGTTATCGAGCGGTTGCGAGCAGAGGCTGCTGCTTTGGGCCTGGACCAAGCCACAATTGACAAGCAATGGCCGACACCCGAGATGCAGGCTGAGCAAAGGGCTGCTCAGGGCACATTGGTTCGGAATGTAAACTCTGGCGAACCCGTGAATTTGGAGTTTGCTGAGACAGAAGGACAAGAGATGTGGTCTGGAGAAGAGGCCGAAGACCCAACGACGCTTAGAAATCGGGAGAGGTGGGTGGAGTCTCAAGCTGCCATTGAATACATCAAGGCAACCAAGGCAGCAGACCGTTACCTCAGCCGAGGTGTTGTCGACAGCGTGGAGGAAGGCCTCAAGCTAGCTTTCATACGCGCCAAGGAGCGCGAAGAGGCAGCTGCACTCCTCAAGCACAAGTCCACCAGGAAAGTCCAGGAGGCAAACTTCACAAAGGCGGATCTACAGGAGATCAGGACGAGATTCAATCTTCCCAACATCAAAGACCATACAGCCAGGAAGATCGCTTACAACCAACGAAAACGCAAGATGATCGACGAGGCTGGTGGCATCGAAGCCTGGAACGCAGCCAAAGCCGCCGCCCACAATGCTCGCGTAGCAGAAGCCGGCGGCGAAGAAGCTTTCCTGGCAGCGCGGAAAGCTCAGTATGCTGCTCTTATCGCGGAAGCGGAGACTGCTTCTACCAATGAGGCTCTCGACCCCAAACGACGCACTTACTATGAGATTGCTATCGAGAGGGCGGACCGAGCTATCAAGGCCAAGGCTGGTAGTGGCCAGGACGACTATGTCGAGTCTACCATGGAGGAGTTCCGCAAGCGAAGAGGTGGCGGTGGTCTGAGTGACATCTACCGTGCAGCGCAAGGGGAGAGGAGTGCGGGTGGCGATGCTTGGGGCGCGCTTGTCAACTCGAGTAAGAAACTTGCGGACGACCGGCCCCGCGTGTGA